TGATAGGGGGTTCCTGACGTTAAAATAATTCTGTTTTCTCTGGTTGCAATTTCTGCAGCTGCATCATGATCTTCAAAATTTGACAGAATTCTGACATCAACCCCACAACAACGTAATTGCCGACCAAGGCCCTGCAGCATGTTATCGCAAACAACTTTAAATTGAAATGGACGTATTATATCCCTTTcaatattttgctgttttgcTTCACAACTTTTAACAGAATCACTATTACTGGTATTTGCTTTAGTCTTTTGAGTAGACTTAGCTTTACGTTTCATAATTTTCATATCTTTGATAGTCTCAAGGGTATGTTCTATGCCCTCAAGTTTCATCTGTGAATCTAAGAAATTATATAATTCCAGTAAAACATAAGCATCAAGAGCAGCATATATTACTTGTGATTGTCTCAACGGCCTTCGCTCCCAATCTGACATTTGTTCACATTTATTTAAAGGCTTTCCCAAGCAACGATGTACCAATTTGCTCAGACCAGTCTCTTTCTTTGCACAAGGCATATCAACTTCAACAGAATTTAATGTTTCTTCTGGAAAGTTAAAAACCTGCGGATATATCCGTTCTAAGTGTCGTACTGCTGTGCACAAATCCATCACTCGAATAGTATTTTTCATATCGTTACCAAGTTCAGGAATTGCAGTTGCTAATTTACGTAAATCTTCATTAATACCAAAaccaatttttaaaatattttttgacaaaaaaaggCTTCTGATAAAATCAGCAAAAGCTGTTTTAACGTTTTCTCCTGAATTACAGAAATATAACACATCTAGCAAATATGCGCAATCAGATGACGCAATTTGCAACAAAGCAACTGAAACGCCCCCACTCCTTATAAAATCTGGTGTCCACTCAGAATCAACACCCAGGACTTCACATTTCATAACTTTCTGTGAGCATTGATCAAGCAATTCTGATGAATTAACAAAATGTACTTGATCCAGGGGTAGGTTTATACTGTACCAATTTTCTTCACTTGTTTCATGCATTCTTTTTTGAAATGTGGCAACCTGTGATGTTACCTTTTGATCTGAACCAGACTTATTGGCTACTTCGGGAACACTACATTCCCACGCTGACTCAGGCTCGTTAGGGCTACCACTAATGTTTGCAGCGCTATTGAAATATTCAGTGAAAGGCTCTGGATTAATTTCATATAGTTTAGCCCActgttttgcactgtcgcaatCACCATATACAGTCCCAAGTATATCCACAAGTTGTTTTTGAAGCCATTTGTTATCACCCAcagattttaatattaattcttGAGTTGTTTCCACTGAAGATATCTCTTCAACATAATGTCGATGGAGTAAATATCGTAAATTATTCAAAGATTTTTGCATGCACAGATTCGGGCAGAGCTCCTGTCCTTCAATAGTGTAAGGATCATTGACATTTAGGAAAACTTTCAACCATCTTGTGAGAAGCTTCGACAAAAATTTTGGTCTTAAAATTTCACCtctgatttgaaaaatattgtgttCTTGAAAAAATTCTATCATATCAAAACCAGTCTCTATCCAAGAATCAATCATCTTCAAAATCTGTATTTGCTGCGACTTTGATCCCATCAAATACTCTTCAACGAGATTCAACTTGTTTTGCGTCAACATTGGAAGAGCCATATCAGTGAGAGTGAAATGATCTTGCATATTGAGTTTAATCACCACTGAAATGGCTTCTTTTATCTTTTCTTGAGCTAATAAATCGTCAATAAAAGGCTTTAAGAATTCATTTGGCGGtttatttaattcaaacacTTTAATAAGAATGCTTGAAGTTGCTGAATGGGCAACAACAATTACTGGCATTATCGCAAGCTTTAACTCCATGTTCACCACACAAGGAAGTTTTCCATGTTTTGTCTGGTCTGTGTACCACTCGTCTAAATTCTTTGCAGTGAAGAGAGCAATAGATTTGTTGCTTTTTAAATCTTTGCAATGCGAGAAAAATTCTACATGAGAAGAAAGTACATCACTTGTTGGATTAAACAAAGACTGGAGCGCTTCTTTTGTTTTATTCAGGTCACCGGAGCTGAATGACACCCAAGCACCCTGGAATACTCGCATAATAGCAAGCCGATCAAATTCCATGGTTTGattatttaaacaatttttttgcaagagataaacatacatacattagatctggcaaaaaaataacaattatttaatataaagaaccaataaaataataatagtcAAATTACATACTAAACattatcatttttatcaaatttcaacACAAGGCACAAAGCAATATTTATTCCTATTCACAACAAAATGAAAGACCGGCATCATACCACTGTCATAAGCCAAATGAAAGCTGCAGATAGAAAAACTGTAATGATTATTGGCTCAATAAGATACTTGTCAACTACAAAAGtattcaaaagaaaatattgtCACGACTCGTGATTATTGCTAACCaatgaatttgcaaaatagtgcaaataaaaattggatttattacaaaaaatgttacAGGGTATTTATTCCTGACAATTTCATCATTTGATGACATATAGACAAATTTTATTTGACCCCGAAGCTCAAAATCGAGGTTAATCAAGTTGGATTGAATTTCTACTTTTTATTCTTTCCATGCCCagtacaaatttgaaaatgtaaatcTGCATCAGTGATCTTGAGATGGGCATAATGGATTTGACCCAAATACTTTAAACTGAATTTACTCATAGCAAGTTTATATCGGGAGTAAAAGGGAATTATACCAGAGAAAAGCAACTGGAATATCTAACAATGTGCGttcagaaaatatacaaaaaagcGTTGCTATGACCGATATCCAAGAAGTAACAAGCTCACATCAAACTTATTTAGGATATTGggtattcaaaaatgatatGATATTAACAATTGTTTCATGTATAGGTGTAAAAAGACATATTAAGCAATTTTCATGGTAATATCAAGTCAACCAGATTAGCAAACATCATATCGGTTATGGCTACCGTTATGTAGTAAGGTGGATAgagattgaaaatattaaaaaaatgaaaataattaaaattttatccAGTTGTGACTTGTGAACATGTGAAAAATGCAAAGACAATGGTGAGAAAAatctaaatatttataatacaaCTCAATGTGGGTTcactattaataaaaaataatttactcaTTTATTGTATGATTTTTTGGAATATTATATCAGTTCTTGAtatcaattcaaatatatttgttctAGTATTTTGAATTCGCTACTGCGGCATTGTTATCACTCTCTGGTCTGGGATACCAGATTCTTGGAGATTTTTAATTAACTGTGTCAACCACCTTTTTGTTGTGTTGTCATCTTTCAGAACTGTAAGAAATGTGGTATCTTTGAGTTGATCTGGAAGGCACTGACGCAAAGCTTCTTTTGCACGAGCATTATCAGAAAGTCGAAGATAACACCGGACGACATGCTTCAACAAACGTGCAGATGGTTCTTTTGAAAGAGACATAACCATTTTTCCAAGTATCATGGCAACGTGTGAAAAGCGCTCATATGTTTGACAAATGTATTGAAGACCAGTATCATCTAATAAAATTTTCTGAAGAATAAAAGTCGCTACAGTTTTTGACAATTCGCTCCCAGACTCCATGATTCTCAAGCAGAGCGGTATGATTTCAGTTGTTAGCAAGAATGTAATAACTTCTTGTTCATCAGTTTTCACAAGCGCTCCGATAACGCCAAGACTCGTTAATCGAAGATACTCGAATGGTCGAGTTTTACTTGTAGTATGCAGAAAAGGGTAAAGAAATAATGGAATGTGAGCGGTTAAA
The sequence above is a segment of the Styela clava chromosome 7, kaStyClav1.hap1.2, whole genome shotgun sequence genome. Coding sequences within it:
- the LOC120327518 gene encoding CCR4-NOT transcription complex subunit 9; this translates as MAAAGPMHISGVNAGAIPVVERESIYRWINELSSPDTRESALLELSKKRETVPDLAPMLWHSFGTIAALLQEIVNIYPSINPPTLTAHQSNRVCNALALLQCVASHPETRTAFLTAHIPLFLYPFLHTTSKTRPFEYLRLTSLGVIGALVKTDEQEVITFLLTTEIIPLCLRIMESGSELSKTVATFILQKILLDDTGLQYICQTYERFSHVAMILGKMVMSLSKEPSARLLKHVVRCYLRLSDNARAKEALRQCLPDQLKDTTFLTVLKDDNTTKRWLTQLIKNLQESGIPDQRVITMPQ
- the LOC120327519 gene encoding exonuclease mut-7 homolog → MYVYLLQKNCLNNQTMEFDRLAIMRVFQGAWVSFSSGDLNKTKEALQSLFNPTSDVLSSHVEFFSHCKDLKSNKSIALFTAKNLDEWYTDQTKHGKLPCVVNMELKLAIMPVIVVAHSATSSILIKVFELNKPPNEFLKPFIDDLLAQEKIKEAISVVIKLNMQDHFTLTDMALPMLTQNKLNLVEEYLMGSKSQQIQILKMIDSWIETGFDMIEFFQEHNIFQIRGEILRPKFLSKLLTRWLKVFLNVNDPYTIEGQELCPNLCMQKSLNNLRYLLHRHYVEEISSVETTQELILKSVGDNKWLQKQLVDILGTVYGDCDSAKQWAKLYEINPEPFTEYFNSAANISGSPNEPESAWECSVPEVANKSGSDQKVTSQVATFQKRMHETSEENWYSINLPLDQVHFVNSSELLDQCSQKVMKCEVLGVDSEWTPDFIRSGGVSVALLQIASSDCAYLLDVLYFCNSGENVKTAFADFIRSLFLSKNILKIGFGINEDLRKLATAIPELGNDMKNTIRVMDLCTAVRHLERIYPQVFNFPEETLNSVEVDMPCAKKETGLSKLVHRCLGKPLNKCEQMSDWERRPLRQSQVIYAALDAYVLLELYNFLDSQMKLEGIEHTLETIKDMKIMKRKAKSTQKTKANTSNSDSVKSCEAKQQNIERDIIRPFQFKVVCDNMLQGLGRQLRCCGVDVRILSNFEDHDAAAEIATRENRIILTSGTPYQYLSSQVPIGNCFDVPCGEKAKEQAAIVLEHFNVKVTPMDVFSRCQICNGNKYLKVSPELMGKCIKKRLQLLSGNPVDSKPGKKATAIPWADLRPLQVKSHSTNVGRGRHMQDQKASEKLRYPRGIGRGRALREKNVSNNSLDENTNSHAQTPVESTNEQSNKKRTKNYEYSEYDDEDDELLVVCSTSPDKPSKSSEFEPIESASSSEDRSHKEKSDGCTSTSSDKFTFMDKDSELSSPQFESDDIIPSEICKGIMNSGQKSKNTTIITGAWGSNKDGVLPYIINPDSICTQGSINLVNVTIVSTDNTNSDSSSIDGVAVPLQCEQVPQNMVSRVKVFYCCVKCGKVFWEGRHFAHVLDQFSNILHDT